One window of the Fibrobacter sp. genome contains the following:
- a CDS encoding glycosyltransferase — protein sequence MNLLFNLVAVQPIHSAKFHGGGSYGEVIFWALVKRGEQFSCAYDSKKYLDPAIVDACKTQNIPLFDISEKTPQQIIDENQIDTFYTPLYSLEKKWAIDVKDFVFTWHGVRALEMQYSWAGVGFAKKLGQKFEALVRYRESWKKYFYKPKYQDLARRMAESLTSGPDGRKVRTITVSEHSRASIKAFFPELMDLEIPVFYSPMRSYEPEGFLPPGVTAKKYFLLTSGARWEKNNLRAARAFDELVGMYESQGKSFDYKMVITGAANPKAYLRHLKHKDRFVLLGYVENKELEFLHKNAYAFVFPSLNEGFGYPPVQSMRYGVPVAASGTTSIPEVCGDAVLYFDPYSVSEIKNRLVQLLDARIYADFAERAPKRYAQVHARQAEDLEKAVDFILNPDGKASPL from the coding sequence GTGAACCTGCTTTTCAATCTCGTGGCGGTACAGCCGATTCATAGCGCCAAGTTCCACGGCGGCGGCTCTTACGGCGAAGTGATTTTCTGGGCGCTGGTCAAGCGCGGCGAGCAGTTCAGCTGCGCCTATGACAGCAAAAAGTACCTGGATCCGGCGATTGTCGATGCGTGCAAAACGCAGAATATTCCGCTGTTCGATATCAGCGAAAAAACACCGCAGCAGATTATTGACGAAAACCAGATTGATACCTTCTATACGCCGCTTTATTCCCTCGAAAAAAAATGGGCGATAGACGTAAAGGATTTCGTGTTTACCTGGCATGGCGTGCGTGCGCTAGAAATGCAGTATAGCTGGGCAGGTGTAGGTTTTGCCAAGAAACTCGGACAAAAGTTTGAGGCGCTGGTGCGTTACCGCGAAAGCTGGAAAAAGTATTTCTACAAGCCCAAGTACCAGGACTTGGCGCGGCGCATGGCGGAGTCGCTGACTTCGGGACCGGACGGTCGCAAGGTGCGTACCATTACGGTGAGCGAGCACAGCCGTGCCTCCATCAAGGCGTTCTTCCCGGAACTCATGGACCTGGAAATTCCGGTGTTCTACAGCCCCATGAGGTCATATGAACCCGAAGGATTCCTGCCGCCGGGTGTTACTGCGAAAAAGTACTTCTTGCTTACGAGCGGAGCCCGCTGGGAAAAGAACAACCTGCGCGCCGCCCGCGCGTTCGATGAACTGGTGGGCATGTATGAATCGCAGGGCAAATCCTTTGATTACAAGATGGTCATTACCGGGGCCGCAAACCCCAAAGCCTATTTGCGCCACCTCAAGCATAAAGACCGCTTTGTACTGCTCGGCTATGTGGAAAACAAGGAACTGGAGTTCTTGCACAAGAATGCATACGCGTTCGTGTTCCCGAGCTTGAACGAGGGCTTTGGCTACCCGCCGGTGCAGTCCATGCGTTACGGCGTACCCGTAGCGGCGAGTGGCACGACTTCCATTCCCGAGGTCTGTGGCGATGCGGTGCTGTACTTTGACCCGTATTCCGTGAGCGAAATCAAGAACCGCCTGGTGCAACTGCTCGACGCCCGCATCTATGCGGATTTTGCAGAACGCGCCCCGAAACGCTACGCGCAGGTTCACGCCCGCCAGGCCGAAGATTTGGAAAAGGCTGTAGATTTTATATTGAACCCGGACGGTAAAGCGTCGCCCCTTTAA
- a CDS encoding diguanylate cyclase, which produces MKEEKILIVDDSTEILEKNGELLTQVGYKVVAATSGEEALALLEKGTFDLVLLDINMPSLNGYEVCLRIREKHALDDLPIIFLTSREDSDSITKGFHAGASDFVCKHSPTEILLARINVHIRLCRTLKYLRDISLTDDLTQSYNRRHAIYTLREWFSRSKRYGTHFSMVYFDLNGLKTVNDKFGHQAGDLLLRAVVKACKDLLRESDVLFRMGGDEFMVLCPDTDKAGALICAERMQKAVGDITIVDQKVSFAYGIAYSGEVYKDMDEMLHSADASMYECKKKMHAGRE; this is translated from the coding sequence ATGAAAGAAGAAAAGATTCTCATCGTAGACGACAGCACCGAAATCCTGGAAAAGAACGGGGAACTTTTGACCCAGGTGGGTTACAAGGTGGTGGCCGCAACCTCCGGCGAAGAAGCCCTTGCCCTATTGGAAAAGGGAACCTTCGATTTGGTACTCCTGGACATTAACATGCCTAGCCTAAACGGTTACGAGGTGTGCTTGCGCATTCGCGAAAAGCACGCCCTGGATGATTTGCCTATCATATTCCTCACCAGCAGGGAAGATTCCGACAGCATTACCAAGGGTTTCCATGCCGGTGCTTCTGATTTTGTGTGCAAGCATTCGCCTACCGAGATTTTGCTGGCCCGTATCAACGTGCATATCCGGCTTTGCCGCACCCTCAAGTACCTGCGCGACATTTCCCTCACCGACGACTTGACCCAGAGTTACAACCGCAGACACGCCATTTACACCCTGCGTGAATGGTTCTCCCGCAGCAAGCGTTATGGGACGCACTTCTCCATGGTTTATTTTGACCTGAACGGTCTCAAGACGGTAAATGACAAGTTTGGTCACCAGGCCGGAGACCTGTTGCTCCGCGCCGTGGTCAAGGCCTGCAAGGATCTGCTTCGCGAATCCGATGTGCTGTTCCGCATGGGCGGCGACGAATTTATGGTGCTCTGCCCCGATACCGACAAGGCGGGAGCGTTAATTTGTGCAGAACGCATGCAAAAAGCGGTGGGCGACATCACCATCGTAGACCAGAAGGTCTCCTTTGCCTACGGCATCGCCTATTCTGGCGAGGTCTATAAGGACATGGACGAGATGCTCCACAGCGCTGACGCTTCCATGTACGAGTGCAAAAAGAAAATGCACGCCGGACGTGAGTAA
- a CDS encoding DUF1653 domain-containing protein, which produces MSVAEKGRRYRHYKKETMVYTVVEIALDCETVEPLVIYRSEYEAPDHPKGTLWVRKKSDFESTVTLPDGCTVDRFTLIV; this is translated from the coding sequence ATGTCCGTTGCAGAAAAAGGCAGGCGCTACCGTCATTACAAGAAAGAGACCATGGTCTATACCGTGGTGGAAATCGCTCTGGATTGCGAGACGGTGGAACCTCTGGTGATTTACCGCAGCGAATACGAGGCGCCAGACCATCCCAAGGGAACGCTCTGGGTCCGCAAAAAGTCGGACTTCGAAAGCACGGTGACGCTCCCCGACGGCTGCACCGTGGACCGGTTCACACTGATTGTGTAA
- a CDS encoding acetyl-CoA hydrolase has protein sequence MDWIASKKCSAADAAAMIENGDILGISGFTLAGYPKAVPSALAARAEKLHGEGKPFKVSLFSGASTGDSCDGALARANAIDLRMPYQSNPSLRKAINDGSIRYIDAHLGKMGYLVRTGAVPTPKIAVIEVSTILPDGRVCLSTSGGNSVCYLERSEKIILELNTRLGDSYMGIHDNALPELPPHARPLAIYSAGDRVGENLVKIDPNKVIAIVENSGYDEVTPFVEPDSVSTNIAERILDFIRFEESKGRLPKGMAYQSGVGKVANAVLTAMANDERLGQIDIFTEVIQEAVIPLLKKGKLGVASGTALTLSQGAQDEFIRNATDWKKHFVIRQQEVSNSPDVIRRVGVISMNTALEADIFGNVNSSLVCGSSMMNGIGGAADFARNCALGFFLTPSVAKGGAVSSIVPYVSHVDQTEHDTQIFVTEQGLADLRGLASEERARLIIKECAHPDFKEPLTDFLEYSLKHAKGVHMPLALSKAFEMHNRYLETGKMLP, from the coding sequence ATGGACTGGATTGCAAGTAAAAAGTGTTCGGCGGCCGATGCCGCGGCAATGATTGAAAACGGTGACATCCTGGGCATTTCGGGTTTTACACTTGCCGGATACCCCAAGGCGGTACCCAGCGCGCTGGCCGCTCGGGCCGAAAAGCTACACGGCGAAGGCAAGCCCTTCAAGGTGTCGCTATTCTCGGGAGCTTCTACCGGCGACAGCTGCGACGGGGCGCTGGCGCGGGCAAACGCCATCGACTTACGCATGCCTTACCAGAGCAATCCCAGCCTTCGGAAGGCCATCAACGACGGTTCTATCCGTTACATAGACGCACACCTGGGCAAGATGGGTTACCTGGTCCGCACGGGAGCCGTGCCGACTCCGAAAATTGCCGTCATCGAAGTAAGCACCATTTTGCCCGATGGCCGTGTGTGCCTTTCTACCTCCGGCGGAAATTCCGTCTGCTACCTGGAACGCTCCGAAAAGATTATCCTGGAGTTGAACACCCGCCTGGGCGACAGCTACATGGGCATCCACGACAACGCCCTGCCGGAACTGCCTCCACACGCAAGACCTCTCGCTATTTACAGCGCCGGCGACCGCGTTGGAGAAAACCTTGTAAAGATTGACCCGAACAAGGTTATCGCCATCGTGGAAAATTCCGGCTACGACGAGGTGACTCCCTTCGTAGAGCCCGACAGCGTTTCTACCAACATCGCCGAACGTATTCTGGACTTTATCCGATTCGAAGAATCCAAGGGCAGACTCCCCAAGGGAATGGCCTACCAGAGCGGTGTGGGCAAGGTGGCCAACGCCGTGCTCACCGCCATGGCAAACGACGAGCGCCTGGGGCAAATCGACATCTTTACCGAGGTTATCCAGGAGGCGGTTATCCCCCTGCTCAAAAAGGGGAAGCTGGGCGTAGCTAGCGGAACGGCTTTAACGCTTTCCCAAGGCGCGCAGGACGAATTTATACGTAATGCAACCGACTGGAAAAAGCATTTTGTCATCCGGCAGCAAGAGGTAAGCAACAGTCCCGACGTAATCCGTCGCGTTGGCGTCATCTCCATGAACACCGCCCTAGAAGCGGATATTTTCGGAAACGTGAACAGTTCACTGGTGTGCGGGTCTTCTATGATGAATGGCATTGGCGGGGCGGCAGACTTTGCCAGGAACTGCGCTCTCGGATTTTTCTTGACGCCATCGGTAGCCAAGGGCGGAGCCGTTTCCAGCATTGTGCCCTACGTGAGCCATGTGGACCAGACGGAACACGACACCCAGATTTTTGTGACGGAACAGGGACTTGCGGATTTGCGTGGCCTCGCCAGCGAAGAGCGGGCACGGCTTATCATCAAGGAATGCGCACACCCCGATTTCAAGGAACCGCTGACGGACTTTTTGGAATACAGCCTGAAGCACGCCAAGGGCGTGCACATGCCCCTTGCGCTGAGCAAGGCTTTCGAGATGCACAACCGCTACCTCGAAACCGGCAAGATGCTACCGTAA
- a CDS encoding glycoside hydrolase family 5 protein, with protein sequence MKKERLRGVNLGGWFSQVDCIEEKDPVGFPGLVPHIKTFLGVEDFKRIREAGFNHVRLPVDYFNLFKTDDASKPNEEVFGLLDKALKEIQAADLDVILDLHKCPGHDFHLGCSTEQAFFADPAARKKTCDIWAYMAERYSGESRVMMELLNEPAGSDSKVWDKVKDEIFWAIRKHAPKNTIVVGSNKWNSAKEFEFLTPMDDDNAIYSFHTYTPVTFTHQGAAWIQDPFFHIERPWPGDYAAPQGDAETRLNVEYGKWDKARLQASIQNALDFRAKYDLPVSCNEFGVYVQVPRQYQLAWMRDFLDILREADVGFSYWNYKNLDFGLVSKGESLHNSLAQYNNPERLDKELMEMLARG encoded by the coding sequence ATGAAAAAAGAAAGGCTACGGGGAGTGAATTTGGGTGGCTGGTTCAGTCAAGTGGACTGTATCGAAGAAAAGGACCCTGTAGGTTTTCCGGGGCTCGTGCCCCATATCAAGACTTTCCTCGGGGTGGAAGACTTCAAGCGCATCCGCGAGGCGGGGTTCAACCACGTGCGCCTGCCGGTGGACTACTTCAACCTGTTCAAGACCGACGACGCCAGCAAGCCGAACGAAGAAGTGTTCGGCCTTCTGGACAAGGCCCTCAAAGAAATCCAGGCCGCAGACCTGGACGTGATTCTGGACCTGCACAAGTGCCCCGGTCATGACTTTCACCTAGGGTGCTCTACGGAACAGGCTTTCTTTGCAGACCCTGCCGCCCGTAAAAAGACCTGCGACATCTGGGCCTATATGGCCGAACGCTACAGCGGCGAGAGTCGCGTGATGATGGAACTTTTGAATGAACCCGCCGGAAGCGATTCCAAGGTATGGGACAAGGTGAAGGACGAAATCTTCTGGGCTATCCGCAAGCACGCTCCCAAGAACACCATCGTGGTGGGCAGCAACAAGTGGAACAGCGCCAAGGAATTCGAGTTCCTGACCCCCATGGACGACGACAACGCCATCTACAGTTTCCACACCTACACTCCGGTGACGTTCACCCACCAGGGGGCAGCCTGGATCCAGGACCCGTTCTTCCACATTGAACGCCCCTGGCCCGGTGACTACGCCGCTCCGCAGGGAGATGCAGAAACACGCCTGAACGTGGAATACGGCAAGTGGGACAAGGCCCGCTTGCAGGCGAGCATCCAGAACGCCCTGGATTTCCGTGCCAAATACGACCTGCCGGTCAGCTGCAACGAATTCGGAGTGTACGTGCAGGTACCCCGTCAATACCAGCTTGCCTGGATGCGGGATTTCCTTGACATTCTGCGTGAAGCCGACGTGGGCTTTAGCTACTGGAATTACAAGAACCTTGACTTTGGCCTGGTGTCGAAGGGCGAGTCACTGCACAATAGCCTTGCGCAGTACAACAACCCGGAACGCCTGGACAAGGAACTGATGGAGATGCTTGCCCGCGGGTAA
- a CDS encoding menaquinone biosynthesis protein, with protein MDLLVGRIPFLVCAPFFHGFLGREQEFPRVRFVDGPPSVHSRGLREGAIHLSPASSITFAQKPGAFVLSPRLCTSCSFEVRSVKLFSRFPIEDLDGKTVRLTSQSQTSVALLKILLSERFRVRAEYTGGLAAEATDDACLLIGDLALEEAERRRFPYSYDLGTLWQDWQGMPFVFGAWIIEKSALKPELRPVLEQYLQETEKSVESFRADPAVALDHWISRFPVNLDKKSLLDYYKIIDYHFTDERKKSLECFFGYAAKLGLVEKSPVLEFL; from the coding sequence ATGGATTTATTGGTGGGTCGAATTCCTTTTTTGGTCTGTGCGCCGTTCTTTCACGGCTTTTTGGGTCGTGAGCAGGAATTCCCCCGCGTGCGTTTTGTAGACGGTCCGCCCAGCGTGCACAGCAGGGGACTCCGGGAGGGCGCGATTCATTTGTCCCCAGCCTCTTCGATTACCTTTGCCCAGAAACCGGGCGCCTTTGTCTTGTCGCCCAGGCTTTGTACCTCTTGCTCCTTTGAGGTCCGTTCCGTAAAGCTCTTTTCAAGGTTCCCCATCGAAGACCTTGACGGCAAGACGGTGCGGCTTACCTCCCAGAGCCAGACCTCTGTGGCCCTGCTGAAAATTCTGCTTTCGGAACGATTCCGGGTGCGTGCCGAATATACCGGCGGCCTTGCCGCCGAAGCCACCGACGACGCCTGCCTGCTTATCGGGGACTTGGCCTTGGAAGAAGCGGAACGCCGTCGGTTCCCTTACAGCTACGACCTAGGAACCCTGTGGCAGGACTGGCAGGGCATGCCTTTTGTATTTGGGGCGTGGATTATTGAGAAGTCGGCTTTAAAGCCGGAGCTTCGGCCGGTCCTGGAACAATATTTACAAGAAACGGAAAAAAGCGTGGAGTCTTTTCGTGCCGACCCCGCTGTCGCCCTGGATCACTGGATTTCAAGATTTCCCGTGAATCTGGACAAGAAGTCGTTACTTGATTATTATAAAATTATAGATTATCATTTTACAGACGAACGGAAAAAATCCTTGGAGTGCTTTTTCGGGTATGCCGCAAAGCTTGGACTAGTCGAAAAGTCGCCTGTCTTGGAATTTTTATAG
- a CDS encoding sulfatase-like hydrolase/transferase: MLVFFYSLPDPLGLSMAEMFEGKTLWQIFMAFGAILVMAALFGFARAPRGLAIFYALYFFIAIADYDVFRFSHQRLSYSFLRTYFHISNITDATTVSTLGGDLLGTVLWVSMVVLCFSGAIAYVIAYSLRLHKQRHTLVLNNAGGAWKPASQKTPVAMFAIGMALSLTPLVLFLTGTRGWIEIPVTHTKVDMRFTLGKHTLTAPILHIAAVETFEFIHDNAKITEELVNDLDAFLPKDFATGRSDALELPMYRNAPAHEYKAKKPYNIVFIMGESFKGRIFNKMLAGDTAVAPNIWKLANGDYYEKDSAGNTLGGGLWFKNAFSGGYPTVRGTMATYMGFPSHPNRDVPSFYAANKFKGWPEFLTNYHRTYATVSNPVFDHTLPFIEKFFGKDWHLIGEEKIEGSADSLGVDLAIDLLNMMPADSSWELSFNTISSHIPFYGYPDAYAEKPEDAMIRYRNAIRYTDQQLGRFFEALSTRPDFKNTVIIILGDHDTPVDSVDYLVPQPLGLSASQIFIGFFSANTALFNGLTIREDVASQLDLGPTIFDLAQVREPNHFWGYDLLTQERPAEQPSVFFSQNAYYLGFRDHVLAGGLENEDVYRAAPGGESPYALTTDASDLAWKEKAVGAARAVRSVLRNDIMMP; encoded by the coding sequence TTGCTGGTGTTTTTCTACAGCTTGCCTGATCCCTTGGGACTTTCGATGGCCGAGATGTTCGAGGGCAAGACCCTCTGGCAGATTTTCATGGCCTTCGGAGCCATTCTCGTAATGGCCGCCCTTTTCGGGTTTGCACGGGCTCCCCGCGGGCTTGCCATCTTTTACGCGCTCTACTTCTTTATTGCCATCGCGGACTATGATGTTTTCCGTTTTTCACATCAACGGCTTTCTTATTCGTTCTTGCGCACGTATTTTCACATTTCAAACATCACCGATGCCACGACGGTTTCTACGCTGGGCGGAGATTTGCTCGGAACGGTGCTGTGGGTTTCGATGGTTGTGCTTTGCTTTTCTGGCGCCATCGCTTATGTAATTGCATACTCGCTCAGGCTCCATAAACAGCGCCACACGCTCGTGTTGAATAATGCGGGCGGCGCTTGGAAGCCCGCCTCCCAAAAAACGCCTGTCGCGATGTTCGCCATTGGCATGGCTCTATCGCTAACGCCGCTCGTGCTGTTCCTTACGGGCACTCGCGGCTGGATTGAAATCCCGGTGACGCACACGAAGGTGGATATGCGCTTTACGCTGGGCAAGCATACTCTTACGGCGCCCATCCTGCACATCGCTGCGGTTGAAACTTTTGAGTTCATTCACGACAACGCCAAAATCACCGAAGAACTAGTGAACGATTTGGACGCTTTCTTGCCGAAGGATTTTGCGACAGGTCGCAGCGATGCTCTGGAACTTCCGATGTACCGCAATGCCCCCGCCCACGAATACAAGGCGAAAAAGCCCTACAACATCGTGTTCATTATGGGCGAATCGTTCAAGGGCCGTATCTTCAACAAGATGCTCGCGGGCGATACGGCAGTGGCGCCGAATATTTGGAAACTTGCAAACGGTGACTACTACGAAAAAGATTCCGCCGGCAATACGCTGGGTGGCGGGCTCTGGTTCAAGAACGCTTTTAGCGGCGGCTACCCCACCGTGCGCGGCACCATGGCCACCTACATGGGGTTCCCCTCGCATCCCAACCGCGACGTGCCCAGTTTCTATGCGGCGAACAAGTTCAAGGGCTGGCCTGAATTTTTAACAAATTATCACCGCACCTATGCGACCGTTTCTAACCCGGTTTTTGACCATACCCTCCCCTTCATTGAAAAATTTTTCGGCAAGGATTGGCACCTGATTGGCGAAGAAAAAATCGAAGGTTCTGCAGACAGCCTGGGAGTGGATCTCGCCATTGATTTGCTCAACATGATGCCTGCGGACAGCTCCTGGGAACTTTCGTTCAACACCATTTCTTCGCATATTCCGTTCTACGGCTACCCCGATGCTTATGCCGAAAAACCCGAAGACGCCATGATTCGCTACCGCAATGCGATACGCTATACCGACCAGCAGCTCGGGCGATTCTTCGAAGCTCTCTCCACACGCCCCGATTTCAAAAATACGGTAATTATTATTTTAGGCGACCACGACACTCCCGTAGATTCCGTAGATTATCTGGTTCCGCAACCGCTTGGTCTTTCGGCTTCGCAAATCTTTATCGGGTTTTTCTCGGCTAACACAGCTCTCTTTAATGGGCTTACCATTCGCGAAGATGTGGCCTCGCAACTGGATTTAGGGCCCACGATTTTTGACTTGGCTCAGGTCCGTGAACCGAACCATTTCTGGGGTTATGACTTGCTTACGCAGGAGCGCCCTGCAGAACAGCCGTCGGTTTTCTTCTCGCAGAATGCCTACTACCTAGGCTTCCGCGACCATGTGCTTGCAGGGGGCCTCGAAAACGAGGATGTGTACCGCGCCGCCCCCGGTGGCGAATCCCCGTATGCGCTCACGACGGATGCAAGCGACCTTGCTTGGAAAGAGAAGGCGGTGGGGGCTGCGAGGGCCGTGCGTTCCGTGCTCCGCAACGACATCATGATGCCGTAG
- a CDS encoding MMPL family transporter — MANKKSLPERFSNWYIPLICKHKYKALAFYLVLALLFAIPILFKPGLKLDADLSHLLPEGTPSVKALEESYQRFGSTDKFMIAIQSEDVNLVVALQDSIADYIHKNWEGDYVSTQVDNDNQFFKDNALLYLPIKHLEHIRDNLEDLQLEIGRKSGPLVVDLLDEPSTNSGTDSATTAEPAKKERVWIDENLPQELGLPDEAVSAFDAFFKKDKGDTIDTKAASDEEVEWDSKSTIPSELKNRLIGSPRPDSTGKILYNGVVNAKLIKPSTDYEFVTHILARTDSLLAYFSSKTYPVPTRFTVEGTYEGLKEVDEVANDSVFSFAISLVLIIFLTIFFFRSVKGPILVTASVLYACLPTLAFTALFYGKLNPFTVFVASIILGIGIDYSIHILGTSQKLLHKYATLEEVLEHAQRKMLKPFILASFTTIAAFLTLLAAHFRGFYEFGVVASVGVFFSMLTSVLVLPVFIKCMGGIPKAPDNSLLPKSWDEAKILRFFKYAALAGFALGAVSLWFAQDVDFEHNLRNLRRVSTNVTASKNKISTKVTRATGKAVTSTPAAVMGSKPEQLDKLYDTLMVRLHVEHDSTLGSFLTLKSFVPPKDSQEARLEIIEEIRDLVEARVFDRAEGEDSVNIANLRKLSSVEKTFTAEDVPSWTLDLLREKDGSYGKIGFIYGDFPSWDAHALHRFQERYGHWNFDGEDLRTFSSQFILSDVIDSVKKDSFRLALVIILVIFGTLVISFRKPKLFLAGCISFGMGTLLTLGLLGFLTDMFEFGKISIYNVIVIPMSLGIGIDATIHMITSWIGDKDLTLRQLMDTTGRNVMASSTTTIAGFVGFLFTTHRGLKGIGDLACISIAMFLITSIIFTMYLCGSWLKKK; from the coding sequence ATGGCTAACAAAAAATCACTTCCTGAAAGATTTTCCAACTGGTACATTCCCCTGATTTGCAAACACAAGTACAAGGCCCTGGCCTTTTACTTGGTCTTGGCGCTCCTTTTTGCGATTCCCATTTTATTCAAGCCGGGACTCAAGCTAGATGCCGACCTTTCGCACCTGCTGCCCGAGGGCACCCCCAGCGTGAAAGCCCTCGAAGAATCGTACCAGCGTTTCGGTTCCACCGACAAGTTCATGATTGCCATCCAAAGCGAAGACGTGAACCTGGTGGTGGCCCTGCAGGATTCCATCGCCGATTACATCCACAAGAATTGGGAAGGCGACTACGTTTCCACCCAGGTCGATAATGACAACCAGTTCTTCAAGGATAACGCGCTTCTCTATTTGCCCATAAAGCACCTGGAACACATCCGCGACAACCTGGAAGACCTGCAGCTTGAAATTGGTCGCAAGAGCGGCCCGCTGGTAGTTGACCTGTTGGACGAGCCTTCGACAAATTCAGGGACCGATAGTGCGACAACAGCCGAACCCGCGAAAAAGGAACGGGTCTGGATTGACGAGAACCTGCCGCAGGAACTGGGTCTCCCCGACGAAGCGGTGAGCGCCTTTGACGCCTTTTTCAAGAAAGACAAGGGCGACACCATCGATACGAAGGCCGCCTCGGACGAAGAAGTGGAATGGGATTCCAAGTCAACGATTCCTTCTGAACTCAAGAACCGCCTGATTGGTTCCCCGCGCCCGGACAGCACCGGAAAGATTCTCTACAACGGCGTGGTGAACGCGAAGCTCATCAAGCCTTCTACCGACTATGAATTCGTGACCCACATCTTGGCCCGTACCGATTCCCTGCTGGCCTATTTCAGCAGCAAGACCTACCCCGTTCCCACACGCTTTACGGTGGAAGGCACCTACGAGGGCCTCAAGGAAGTGGACGAAGTGGCCAATGATTCCGTATTCTCCTTCGCCATCAGCCTGGTGCTTATCATCTTCCTCACGATTTTCTTCTTCAGGAGCGTAAAGGGCCCGATTCTCGTGACGGCATCGGTGCTCTACGCCTGCCTCCCGACGCTTGCGTTCACGGCTCTCTTCTACGGCAAGCTGAACCCCTTCACAGTGTTTGTGGCCTCCATTATTCTGGGTATTGGTATCGACTACTCAATTCACATTTTGGGCACTTCGCAGAAACTATTGCACAAGTACGCGACCTTAGAAGAAGTGCTGGAACATGCCCAGAGGAAAATGCTCAAGCCATTCATTCTCGCAAGTTTCACGACAATTGCCGCCTTCCTTACGCTCCTTGCCGCACACTTCCGCGGGTTCTATGAGTTCGGCGTGGTGGCCTCCGTAGGCGTATTCTTCAGCATGCTCACCTCTGTGCTTGTGCTCCCCGTCTTTATCAAGTGCATGGGCGGAATCCCGAAGGCACCGGACAACTCCTTATTGCCCAAGTCCTGGGACGAAGCGAAAATTTTACGTTTCTTCAAGTATGCAGCCCTTGCGGGATTTGCCCTAGGTGCAGTGTCGCTCTGGTTCGCACAGGATGTAGACTTTGAGCATAACCTCCGCAACCTGCGTCGCGTCTCGACGAACGTGACGGCCTCGAAGAACAAGATTTCTACGAAGGTGACCCGCGCGACAGGCAAGGCGGTAACGTCGACACCGGCAGCCGTGATGGGGAGTAAGCCCGAACAACTGGACAAGCTTTACGATACCCTGATGGTGCGCCTGCACGTGGAACACGATTCAACCCTCGGAAGTTTCCTCACCCTCAAGAGTTTCGTTCCGCCAAAAGATTCCCAGGAAGCCCGCCTCGAAATCATCGAAGAAATCCGCGACCTTGTAGAGGCCCGCGTGTTTGATCGTGCCGAGGGCGAAGATTCCGTGAATATTGCGAACCTGCGCAAGCTATCCTCTGTAGAGAAAACCTTTACCGCCGAAGATGTCCCGAGCTGGACTCTTGACCTGTTGCGAGAAAAGGACGGCAGCTATGGAAAAATCGGCTTTATCTACGGTGATTTTCCCAGCTGGGATGCCCACGCGTTGCACCGATTCCAGGAACGCTACGGCCATTGGAACTTTGACGGCGAAGACCTGCGCACCTTCTCTTCGCAGTTCATTCTCTCTGATGTGATTGACTCCGTGAAGAAGGATAGCTTCAGGCTTGCGCTGGTCATCATCCTCGTGATTTTCGGCACGCTGGTCATTTCTTTCCGCAAGCCGAAACTCTTCTTGGCAGGCTGTATTTCCTTTGGCATGGGAACACTCCTCACCCTCGGGCTTCTCGGGTTCCTCACCGACATGTTTGAATTCGGGAAAATCAGCATCTACAACGTGATTGTAATCCCAATGTCACTCGGTATCGGCATCGACGCCACCATCCACATGATTACCTCATGGATAGGCGACAAGGACCTGACGCTCCGTCAGCTGATGGACACCACCGGTCGCAACGTGATGGCAAGTTCTACCACGACGATTGCGGGCTTTGTCGGGTTCCTGTTCACCACCCACCGCGGCCTCAAGGGTATCGGCGACCTGGCCTGCATCAGCATTGCCATGTTCCTGATTACAAGCATCATCTTTACGATGTACCTGTGCGGTTCTTGGCTGAAAAAGAAATAA